One window of Bos mutus isolate GX-2022 chromosome 29, NWIPB_WYAK_1.1, whole genome shotgun sequence genomic DNA carries:
- the LOC102286206 gene encoding olfactory receptor 8B8, translated as MDIGNSSLVTEFILVGLTKHPEIQVPLFFLFLGIYIITVAGNLGLVTLIRLTSHLHTPMYYFLFNLSCIDLCYSSVITPKLLVNFLSKRNTISYAGCMTQLFFYCFFVNAECYVLTVMAYDRYVAICKPLLYKVTMSPQVCYLMAVIVYLGAFIAAWAHTGCMLRLTFCDANTINHYMCDILPLLELSCTSTHINELVVLIIVGFDVGVPGLTVSVSYVFILSSILRISSTEGRSKAFSTCSSHIIVVSVFFGSGAFMYLHPSSVLSMNQKKVSTVFYTILVPMLNPLIYSFRNKEVKVALKRTFSRKIFF; from the coding sequence ATGGATATTGGAAACAGCTCATTGGTCACTGAGTTTATCCTTGTGGGTTTAACTAAACATCCGGAGATCCAGGTGCCCCTGTTCTTCCTCTTCTTGGGAATTTACATAATCACCGTGGCAGGAAACCTGGGCTTGGTCACTCTAATTAGATTGACTTCTCACCTCCACACTCCAATGTACTACTTCCTCTTTAATTTATCCTGTATTGATCTCTGTTACTCTTCTGTCATCACCCCCAAACTGTTGGTAAACTTTCTGTCAAAGAGGAACACCATCTCCTATGCAGGATGCATGACTCAGCTGTTTTTCTACTGCTTTTTTGTCAATGCAGAGTGCTATGTACTGACAGTGATGGCCTATgatcgctatgtggccatctgcaagcccctGTTGTACAAGGTCACCATGTCCCCTCAGGTCTGCTATCTAATGGCTGTGATTGTATACTTGGGGGCCTTTATTGCTGCCTGGGCCCACACAGGATGCATGTTGAGGTTGACCTTCTGTGATGCCAATACCATCAACCACTACATGTGTGATATCCTCCCACTCCTGGAGCTCTCCTGCACCAGCACTCACATCAATGAACTGGTGGTTCTCATCATCGTTGGCTTTGATGTTGGTGTGCCTGGCCTCACCGTCAGTGTTTCATATGTTTTTATCCTTTCCAGTATCCTCCGCATCAGTTCCACAGAAGGAAGGTCCAAAGCATTCAGTACTTGTAGCTCACATATaattgttgtttctgttttctttgggtCAGGGGCATTCATGTATCTTCATCCTTCTTCTGTTTTGTCCATGAACCAGAAGAAAGTGTCCACTGTATTCTATACCATTTTGGTGCCTATGCTTAATCCTCTGATCTATAGCTTCAGAAATAAGGAGGTTAAGGTTGCCCTGAAAAGAACCttcagtagaaaaatatttttctga